One segment of Streptomyces sp. XD-27 DNA contains the following:
- a CDS encoding Fur family transcriptional regulator, whose protein sequence is MATTDWKTDLRERGYRLTPQRQLVLEAVDHLEHATPDDILTEVRRTASGINISTVYRTLELLEELGLVSHAHLGHGAPTYHLADRHHHIHLVCRDCTEVIEADLSVAEAFTAKLREDFGFDTDMKHFAIFGRCAGCGAGEGRGEAEGARGDSPERRGNSPEGAAGSS, encoded by the coding sequence GTGGCGACCACCGACTGGAAGACCGACCTTCGAGAGCGCGGCTACCGCCTGACCCCGCAGCGCCAGCTCGTGCTGGAGGCTGTCGACCACCTTGAGCACGCCACCCCGGACGACATCCTCACCGAGGTACGGCGCACGGCGAGCGGGATCAACATCTCCACCGTCTACCGGACGCTGGAGCTGCTGGAGGAGCTGGGGCTGGTCAGCCACGCCCATCTCGGGCACGGCGCGCCGACCTACCACCTCGCCGACCGGCACCACCACATCCACCTGGTGTGCCGGGACTGCACGGAGGTGATCGAGGCCGACCTGTCGGTGGCCGAGGCGTTCACCGCGAAGCTGCGCGAGGACTTCGGCTTCGACACCGACATGAAGCACTTCGCGATCTTCGGCCGGTGCGCCGGATGCGGTGCGGGCGAGGGTCGGGGCGAGGCCGAGGGAGCGCGGGGCGACTCCCCGGAACGGCGGGGCAACTCCCCTGAGGGCGCGGCCGGGTCGTCGTAG